A genomic window from Streptomyces mirabilis includes:
- a CDS encoding DUF1707 SHOCT-like domain-containing protein, with protein sequence MDLQKRTETRASDAELRASDADRDRIADILRDALAEGRLTADEHAERIEGVLATKTVGELDRFVQDLPAARAGRATPAYTSVPNRPQPGGIPAEADENVVAVFSAAVRKGRWRAGRRIHAYAVFGSVDIDLSEAIFEYQQVVIKAISVFGNVEIKVPENVSLRGSGGGVLGNFETHTTDAGEPDAPVVYVEGFAVLGNIEARPKRGKLVADILDRTMDRVDRTLRKHLDR encoded by the coding sequence GTGGACCTTCAGAAGCGCACCGAAACCCGGGCCTCCGACGCCGAACTCCGGGCCTCCGACGCCGACCGTGACCGGATCGCCGACATTCTGCGCGATGCCCTCGCCGAGGGGCGCCTCACCGCCGACGAGCACGCCGAGCGGATCGAGGGGGTGCTGGCCACGAAGACGGTGGGGGAGCTCGACCGGTTCGTCCAGGACCTGCCCGCCGCGCGCGCGGGCCGCGCGACCCCCGCGTACACGTCCGTGCCCAACCGCCCCCAGCCGGGCGGCATCCCGGCGGAGGCCGACGAGAACGTGGTGGCGGTGTTCAGCGCCGCCGTGCGCAAGGGCCGCTGGCGCGCCGGGCGTCGCATCCACGCGTACGCCGTCTTCGGCTCCGTCGACATCGACCTCAGCGAGGCGATCTTCGAGTACCAACAGGTCGTGATCAAGGCGATATCGGTCTTCGGCAACGTCGAGATCAAGGTCCCGGAGAACGTCTCGCTGCGCGGCAGCGGCGGCGGAGTCCTCGGCAACTTCGAGACGCACACCACGGACGCGGGCGAGCCCGACGCCCCCGTGGTCTACGTCGAGGGCTTCGCGGTGCTGGGGAACATCGAGGCGCGGCCCAAGCGCGGCAAGCTCGTCGCCGACATCCTCGACCGCACGATGGACCGCGTGGACAGGACTTTGCGCAAGCACCTCGACCGTTGA
- a CDS encoding DUF4245 domain-containing protein, whose product MAGTKGKQSVRDMLLSLGLIGLMAGVIYIFIPHDDSAPPLKRVDYRVELLTARRAASYPVAAPVGLPTAWKATSVRYDGSEFDAWHLGFHDPDGQYVAIEQSTQPAAVFIDSASQGAKETKATQRIGDATWQRYEGDQYDALVLRAKGATTVVTGTASFGQLTKMAEALRTS is encoded by the coding sequence GTGGCAGGTACGAAAGGCAAGCAGAGCGTCCGGGACATGCTCCTCTCCCTGGGTCTGATCGGGCTCATGGCGGGCGTGATCTACATCTTCATCCCGCACGACGACTCCGCGCCTCCTCTCAAGCGCGTCGACTACCGCGTCGAGCTGCTCACGGCGCGCCGCGCGGCGTCGTATCCCGTGGCGGCACCCGTGGGTCTGCCGACGGCGTGGAAGGCGACCTCGGTGCGGTACGACGGCAGCGAGTTCGATGCCTGGCACCTGGGCTTCCACGACCCCGACGGTCAGTACGTGGCGATCGAGCAGTCGACTCAGCCCGCGGCCGTCTTCATCGACTCGGCCAGCCAGGGCGCCAAGGAGACGAAGGCCACCCAGCGGATCGGTGACGCGACGTGGCAGCGGTACGAGGGCGACCAGTACGACGCCCTCGTGCTCAGGGCCAAGGGGGCGACCACCGTGGTGACCGGGACGGCGTCGTTCGGGCAGCTGACGAAGATGGCGGAGGCGCTGAGGACGTCATGA
- a CDS encoding fumarate hydratase, translating to MPEFAYTDLLPQGEDTTPYRLVTSEGVSTFKADGRTFLKVEPEALRKLAAEAIHDIQHYLRPAHLAQLRRIIDDPEASGNDKFVALDLLKNANIAAAGVLPMCQDTGTAIVMGKRGQNVLTEGGDEEALSRGIYDAYTKLNLRYSQMAPLTMWEEKNTGSNLPAQIELYATDGGAYKFLFMAKGGGSANKSFLYQETKAVLNEASMMKFLEEKIRSLGTAACPPYHLAIVVGGTSAEYALKTAKYASAHYLDEIPAEGSALGHGFRDKDLEQKVFELTQKIGIGAQFGGKYFCHDVRVVRLPRHGASCPVAIAVSCSADRQAVAKITAEGVFLEQLETDPARFLPETTDEHLDSAGDDVVRIDLNQPMDDILAELTKYPVKTRLSLSGPLVVARDIAHAKIKERLDAGEEMPQYLKDHPVYYAGPAKTPEGYASGSFGPTTAGRMDSYVEQFQAAGGSKVMLAKGNRSAQVTGACDAHGGFYLGSIGGPAARLAQDCIKKVEVVEYEELGMEAVWKIEVEDFPAFIVVDDKGNDFFQDPAPQPTFTSIPVRGPGLA from the coding sequence GTGCCTGAGTTCGCGTACACCGATCTGCTCCCCCAGGGAGAGGACACCACCCCGTACCGGCTGGTGACCTCCGAGGGTGTCTCCACCTTCAAGGCCGACGGGCGCACGTTCCTCAAGGTCGAGCCGGAGGCGCTGCGCAAGCTCGCCGCGGAGGCCATCCACGACATCCAGCACTATCTGCGGCCCGCGCACCTGGCGCAGCTGCGGCGCATCATCGACGACCCCGAGGCGTCCGGCAACGACAAGTTCGTCGCCCTGGACCTGCTGAAGAACGCGAACATCGCGGCCGCGGGCGTGCTGCCGATGTGCCAGGACACCGGCACGGCGATCGTCATGGGCAAGCGCGGACAGAACGTGCTCACCGAGGGCGGCGACGAGGAGGCCCTCTCGCGTGGCATCTACGACGCGTACACCAAGCTGAACCTGCGCTACTCGCAGATGGCTCCGCTCACCATGTGGGAGGAGAAGAACACCGGGTCCAACCTTCCCGCGCAGATCGAGCTGTACGCGACCGACGGCGGCGCCTACAAGTTCCTGTTCATGGCCAAGGGCGGCGGTTCGGCGAACAAGAGCTTCCTCTACCAGGAGACGAAGGCCGTTCTGAACGAGGCCTCCATGATGAAGTTCCTGGAGGAGAAGATCCGTTCGCTGGGCACGGCCGCCTGCCCGCCGTACCACCTGGCGATCGTGGTCGGCGGCACGAGCGCCGAGTACGCCCTGAAGACCGCGAAGTACGCCTCCGCGCACTACCTGGACGAGATTCCGGCCGAGGGCTCGGCGCTCGGTCACGGCTTCCGGGACAAGGACCTGGAGCAGAAGGTCTTCGAGCTGACCCAGAAGATCGGCATCGGCGCGCAGTTCGGCGGCAAGTACTTCTGTCACGACGTGCGCGTGGTGCGTCTGCCGCGGCACGGCGCGTCCTGCCCCGTCGCGATCGCGGTGTCCTGCTCCGCCGACCGTCAGGCCGTCGCGAAGATCACCGCCGAGGGCGTGTTCCTGGAGCAGCTGGAGACGGACCCCGCGCGCTTCCTGCCGGAGACCACGGACGAGCACCTGGACTCCGCCGGGGACGACGTCGTCCGGATCGATCTGAACCAGCCGATGGACGACATCCTCGCCGAGCTGACGAAGTACCCGGTCAAGACCCGGCTCTCGCTCTCCGGCCCGCTCGTCGTGGCGCGCGACATCGCGCACGCCAAGATCAAGGAGCGGCTGGACGCGGGCGAGGAGATGCCGCAGTACCTGAAGGACCACCCGGTGTACTACGCCGGTCCGGCCAAGACTCCCGAGGGTTACGCGTCGGGTTCCTTCGGCCCCACCACCGCCGGCCGCATGGACTCCTATGTGGAGCAGTTCCAGGCCGCGGGCGGTTCCAAGGTGATGCTCGCGAAGGGCAACCGTTCCGCGCAGGTCACGGGCGCCTGTGACGCGCACGGCGGCTTCTACCTCGGCTCCATCGGCGGCCCCGCCGCGCGGCTCGCCCAGGACTGCATCAAGAAGGTCGAGGTCGTCGAGTACGAGGAGCTCGGCATGGAAGCGGTCTGGAAGATCGAGGTCGAGGACTTCCCGGCGTTCATCGTCGTCGACGACAAGGGCAACGACTTCTTCCAGGACCCGGCGCCGCAGCCGACGTTCACTTCGATCCCGGTGCGGGGTCCCGGGCTCGCATAG
- a CDS encoding malonic semialdehyde reductase, with protein sequence MSLVLDPAAQDLLFREARTANTFTDEPVTDEQVQAIYDLVKYGPTAFNQSPLRITLVRSAEARERLVQHMAEGNQPKTATAPLVAILSADNEFHEELPALFPHFPQAKDVFFAERPAREGAAALNAALQAAYFIIGVRAAGLAAGPMTGLDFAGVQKEFLDDDHTPLMVVNIGKPGEDAWFPRSPRLEFDQVITTV encoded by the coding sequence ATGTCCCTCGTTCTTGACCCCGCCGCCCAGGACCTGCTGTTCCGCGAGGCCCGTACCGCCAACACGTTCACCGACGAGCCGGTGACCGACGAGCAGGTGCAGGCGATCTACGACCTGGTCAAGTACGGCCCGACCGCCTTCAACCAGTCGCCGCTGCGCATCACCCTGGTCCGCTCCGCCGAGGCCCGCGAGCGCCTGGTGCAGCACATGGCCGAGGGCAACCAGCCCAAGACCGCCACCGCCCCGCTGGTCGCGATCCTCTCCGCGGACAACGAGTTCCACGAGGAGCTCCCCGCCCTGTTCCCGCACTTCCCGCAGGCCAAGGACGTCTTCTTCGCCGAGCGCCCGGCCCGTGAGGGTGCCGCCGCGCTGAACGCCGCGCTGCAGGCCGCGTACTTCATCATCGGCGTCCGCGCCGCCGGCCTCGCCGCCGGCCCGATGACCGGTCTCGACTTCGCGGGCGTCCAGAAGGAGTTCCTGGACGACGACCACACCCCGCTGATGGTCGTCAACATCGGCAAGCCGGGCGAGGACGCCTGGTTCCCGCGCTCCCCGCGCCTGGAGTTCGACCAGGTCATCACGACCGTCTGA
- a CDS encoding SH3 domain-containing protein has protein sequence MIGRTLRNGLVAAIAAVAVFPVTAAASAAPAAPHVPGRGAASSPVASSNWYPASPQSLIPGLQRAPHTLPLAPRHHHKHYAITPVRHHARHHLTRPVLGRVTTHHMRLHVRSGPGTGYRIVGSRRAGRVVTLVCKKSGSSVMGNSRWYKLAHGRGYVSAHYVRNSRAVRWC, from the coding sequence ATGATTGGTCGCACTTTGCGCAACGGCCTGGTGGCCGCGATCGCGGCTGTCGCCGTCTTCCCGGTGACAGCCGCCGCCTCCGCCGCCCCGGCCGCCCCGCACGTTCCCGGCCGGGGCGCCGCGTCCTCGCCGGTCGCGTCGTCGAACTGGTACCCGGCGTCCCCGCAGTCCTTGATCCCCGGCCTCCAGCGTGCCCCGCACACCCTGCCACTGGCCCCGCGGCACCACCACAAGCACTACGCGATCACCCCCGTGCGCCACCACGCCCGGCACCACCTCACCCGGCCCGTCCTGGGCCGGGTGACGACCCACCACATGCGTCTGCACGTCCGGTCCGGTCCGGGTACCGGCTACCGGATCGTCGGCTCGCGGCGGGCCGGCCGCGTGGTGACTCTCGTCTGCAAGAAGAGCGGTTCCTCCGTCATGGGCAACTCGCGCTGGTACAAGCTCGCCCACGGCCGGGGCTACGTCTCCGCCCACTACGTCCGCAACAGCCGCGCCGTCCGCTGGTGCTGA
- the fomD gene encoding cytidylyl-2-hydroxypropylphosphonate hydrolase: MAEGGAVRRVTAGGSTVYWAPGSHILWRYRENAGEHFHICRPVTVVRDDEELLAVWMAPGTECVKPVLADGTPVHGEPLESRYTKARTVQRGRWFGNGVLKLARPGEPWSVWLFWEPGWRFKNWYVNLEAPLARWEGGVDSEDHFLDISVHPDRSWHWLDEDEFAQAQRAGLMDTQLAAQVREAGHCAVEVIRAWGAPFSDGWQHWRPDPAWPVPSLPDDWDRTPAHVSS, from the coding sequence ATGGCAGAGGGTGGAGCGGTGAGGCGAGTGACGGCGGGCGGGTCGACGGTGTACTGGGCCCCCGGGAGTCACATTCTGTGGCGGTACCGGGAGAACGCCGGTGAGCACTTCCACATCTGCCGCCCCGTGACCGTCGTACGGGACGACGAGGAACTGCTCGCGGTGTGGATGGCGCCCGGCACCGAGTGCGTGAAGCCCGTGCTCGCCGACGGTACCCCGGTGCACGGAGAACCGCTGGAGTCCCGCTACACCAAGGCGCGAACGGTGCAGCGGGGCCGCTGGTTCGGCAACGGAGTACTGAAGCTGGCGCGGCCCGGCGAGCCCTGGTCGGTGTGGCTGTTCTGGGAACCGGGCTGGCGGTTCAAGAACTGGTACGTGAACCTGGAGGCGCCGCTCGCCCGTTGGGAAGGCGGGGTCGACTCCGAGGATCACTTCCTGGACATCTCCGTGCACCCGGACCGCAGTTGGCACTGGCTCGACGAAGACGAGTTCGCACAGGCGCAACGGGCCGGATTGATGGATACTCAACTGGCCGCACAGGTTAGAGAGGCAGGGCACTGCGCGGTGGAGGTGATCCGTGCCTGGGGCGCGCCGTTCTCGGACGGCTGGCAGCACTGGCGCCCGGATCCCGCCTGGCCGGTTCCTTCCCTGCCGGATGACTGGGACCGTACGCCCGCGCACGTGTCCTCATGA
- a CDS encoding exodeoxyribonuclease VII small subunit — protein MTSKVDEALGYEQARDELIEVVRRLEAGGTTLEESLALWERGEELAKVCRRWLEGARARLDAALAEEESESGDGDGHGDGDGGRDSG, from the coding sequence ATGACCAGCAAGGTGGACGAGGCGCTCGGGTACGAGCAGGCGCGGGACGAGCTGATCGAGGTCGTACGCCGGCTGGAGGCGGGCGGCACGACGCTCGAGGAGTCACTGGCGCTCTGGGAGCGGGGCGAGGAGCTGGCGAAGGTCTGCCGCCGCTGGCTGGAGGGCGCACGGGCCCGCCTGGACGCGGCGCTGGCCGAGGAGGAGTCGGAGAGCGGGGACGGAGACGGGCACGGGGACGGGGACGGGGGCCGCGACTCCGGGTGA
- a CDS encoding WhiB family transcriptional regulator, producing MLQPPHQSLQVAAVPAQRAPVRDRDQEAPWHTEAVCRRDEAGLFFAPSKEPTAARLSREEAAKRVCARCPVMVECREHALLQPEPYGVWGGLTAAERRVVLARRRRRDLELKKAARGTIAAAG from the coding sequence GTGCTGCAACCGCCGCATCAGTCCCTGCAGGTAGCTGCCGTTCCGGCCCAGCGGGCGCCAGTGCGGGACAGGGATCAGGAAGCCCCATGGCACACGGAGGCGGTGTGCCGCAGGGACGAGGCCGGCCTGTTCTTCGCGCCCTCCAAGGAGCCCACGGCCGCCCGGTTGTCCCGCGAGGAGGCGGCGAAGCGCGTCTGCGCCCGCTGTCCCGTGATGGTCGAGTGCCGCGAACACGCGCTGCTGCAACCCGAGCCGTACGGAGTGTGGGGCGGCCTCACCGCCGCCGAGCGCCGCGTGGTGCTCGCCCGGCGCCGCCGGCGCGACCTGGAACTCAAGAAGGCCGCCCGCGGCACGATAGCCGCAGCCGGCTGA
- a CDS encoding class II fumarate hydratase: MADEQAAPYRIEHDSMGEVRVPADAKWRAQTQRAVENFPISGQRLERAHIEALALIKGAAARVNAKLGVVDKDVAEAIQEAAAEVAEGRWDAQFPVDVFQTGSGTSSNMNTNEVVATLATERLGRGVHPNDHVNASQSSNDVFPSSIHIAATAAVTRDLVPALEHLAAALERKAEEFADVVKSGRTHLMDATPVTLGQEFGGYAAQVRYGVERLRASLPRLAELPLGGTAVGTGINTPPGFSAAVIAEVARATGLPLTEARDHFEAQGARDGIVETSGQLRTIAVGLTKIANDLRWMASGPRTGLAEISLPDLQPGSSIMPGKVNPVIPEAVLMVAAQVMGNDATVAVAGAAGNFELNVMLPVIAKNVLESIRLLANVSRLLADRTVDGIVAHRERAREYAESSPSVVTPLNKYIGYEEAAKVAKKALAERRTIRQVVLESGYVERGDLTLEQLDEALDVLRMTHP, encoded by the coding sequence ATGGCCGACGAACAGGCAGCCCCGTACCGGATCGAGCACGACTCCATGGGTGAGGTCAGGGTGCCCGCGGACGCGAAGTGGCGCGCCCAGACCCAGCGGGCCGTGGAGAACTTCCCCATCTCGGGTCAGCGTCTGGAGCGCGCGCACATCGAGGCGCTGGCACTGATCAAGGGCGCGGCGGCCAGGGTCAACGCGAAGCTGGGGGTGGTCGACAAGGACGTGGCCGAGGCCATCCAGGAAGCGGCGGCCGAGGTCGCCGAGGGTCGCTGGGACGCGCAGTTCCCGGTGGACGTCTTCCAGACGGGTTCCGGTACGTCCTCCAACATGAACACCAACGAGGTCGTCGCCACGCTCGCGACCGAGCGGCTCGGCAGGGGCGTACACCCCAATGACCATGTGAACGCCTCGCAGTCGTCGAACGACGTCTTCCCGTCCTCGATCCACATCGCGGCCACCGCCGCCGTGACCAGGGATCTCGTCCCGGCTCTGGAACACCTCGCCGCCGCCCTGGAGCGGAAGGCCGAGGAGTTCGCGGACGTCGTGAAGTCGGGGCGTACGCATCTCATGGACGCCACGCCGGTGACGCTCGGACAGGAGTTCGGGGGGTACGCGGCGCAGGTGCGGTACGGCGTCGAGCGCCTCCGGGCCTCGCTGCCCCGGCTCGCCGAACTGCCGCTCGGTGGGACCGCCGTGGGCACCGGGATCAACACGCCGCCCGGGTTCTCCGCGGCCGTCATCGCGGAGGTGGCGCGGGCCACCGGGCTGCCGCTCACCGAAGCCCGTGACCACTTCGAGGCGCAGGGCGCGCGGGACGGGATCGTCGAGACGAGCGGGCAGCTGCGGACCATCGCGGTCGGGCTGACGAAGATCGCCAACGATCTGCGGTGGATGGCGTCCGGTCCGCGCACCGGGCTGGCCGAGATCAGCCTGCCCGACCTCCAGCCCGGCTCCTCGATCATGCCCGGCAAGGTTAATCCGGTCATTCCCGAGGCGGTGCTGATGGTCGCGGCCCAGGTGATGGGCAACGACGCGACGGTCGCCGTCGCCGGGGCCGCCGGCAACTTCGAGCTGAACGTCATGCTTCCGGTCATCGCGAAGAACGTCCTGGAGTCGATCCGTCTCCTCGCCAACGTCTCGCGCCTGCTCGCCGACCGCACCGTCGACGGGATCGTCGCCCACCGCGAACGGGCCCGCGAGTACGCCGAGTCCTCGCCGTCGGTCGTGACACCGCTCAACAAGTACATCGGCTACGAGGAGGCCGCCAAGGTGGCCAAGAAGGCACTGGCGGAACGCCGGACGATCCGCCAGGTCGTCCTGGAATCCGGGTACGTCGAGCGCGGTGACCTCACCCTGGAACAGCTGGACGAGGCGCTCGATGTCCTGAGGATGACGCATCCGTAA
- a CDS encoding DUF2690 domain-containing protein — translation MAATVVVTAGAADVLDPDLPVAPAGASCRGHGCQGQFPTSEACGRDARTESTVTRAGQVVLLRFSPSCATVWSEVRTTTGGAREISIRSDQDELSAAYPGDPSDGYSSPMLAASSPRGAEACAKVGGMSACTGPLGGSRR, via the coding sequence ATGGCGGCCACGGTGGTGGTCACCGCGGGCGCAGCCGACGTCCTCGACCCCGACCTGCCCGTGGCCCCCGCCGGCGCCTCCTGCCGGGGCCACGGCTGCCAGGGGCAGTTCCCGACCTCCGAGGCCTGCGGCCGTGACGCGCGTACGGAGAGCACCGTCACGCGCGCCGGGCAGGTCGTGCTGCTGCGCTTCTCCCCCTCGTGCGCGACGGTCTGGTCGGAGGTCCGCACCACGACCGGCGGGGCGCGGGAGATCTCGATCAGATCGGACCAGGACGAGCTGTCCGCCGCCTACCCGGGTGACCCCTCGGACGGCTACAGCAGCCCGATGCTGGCCGCGTCGAGCCCGCGCGGGGCGGAGGCCTGCGCCAAGGTCGGCGGGATGTCGGCGTGCACCGGCCCGCTCGGCGGCTCACGGCGCTGA
- the glpX gene encoding class II fructose-bisphosphatase — MTEHHLPSELEVPSEAPDRNLALELVRVTEAAAMAAGRWVGRGDKIGADGAAVRAMRTLVSTVSMNGVVVIGEGEKDEAPMLFNGERVGDGTGPECDIAVDPIDGTTLTAKGMSNAIAVLAAADRGTMFDPSAVFYMDKLVTGPEAADFVDINAPVSVNIRRVAKAKKSSPEDVTVVILDRPRHEGIIKEIRETGARIKLISDGDVAGSILALREGTGIDLLLGVGGTPEGIISACAVKCLGGTIQGKLWPKDDEERQRAVDAGHDLDRVLLTDDLVSGENVFFVATGITDGELLRGVRYRAETATTESIVMRSKSGTVRQIRSEHRLSKLRAYSAIDFDRAK; from the coding sequence ATGACCGAGCATCATCTGCCGTCCGAACTCGAGGTCCCTTCCGAGGCCCCCGACCGAAATCTCGCCCTGGAACTCGTCCGGGTCACCGAGGCCGCCGCGATGGCCGCGGGCCGCTGGGTAGGCCGCGGCGACAAGATCGGCGCCGACGGCGCCGCCGTCCGGGCCATGCGGACCCTCGTCTCCACCGTCTCGATGAACGGCGTCGTCGTCATCGGTGAAGGCGAGAAGGACGAGGCCCCGATGCTCTTCAACGGGGAGCGCGTGGGCGACGGGACCGGCCCCGAGTGCGACATCGCCGTCGACCCGATCGACGGGACCACACTGACCGCCAAGGGCATGAGCAACGCGATCGCGGTGCTGGCCGCCGCCGACCGCGGCACCATGTTCGACCCGTCCGCGGTCTTCTACATGGACAAGCTGGTCACCGGGCCGGAGGCCGCCGACTTCGTCGACATCAACGCGCCCGTATCGGTGAACATCCGCCGGGTCGCCAAGGCCAAGAAGTCCTCGCCCGAGGACGTCACCGTCGTGATCCTCGACCGGCCGCGCCACGAGGGGATCATCAAGGAGATCCGCGAGACCGGCGCCCGGATCAAGCTGATCTCCGACGGCGACGTCGCGGGTTCGATCCTCGCGCTGCGCGAGGGCACGGGCATCGACCTGCTCCTCGGCGTCGGCGGTACGCCCGAGGGCATCATCTCCGCCTGCGCCGTGAAGTGCCTGGGCGGCACCATCCAGGGCAAGCTGTGGCCCAAGGACGACGAGGAGCGACAGCGCGCGGTGGACGCCGGGCACGACCTCGACCGTGTGCTGCTCACCGACGATCTGGTCTCCGGCGAGAACGTGTTCTTCGTCGCCACCGGGATCACGGACGGGGAGCTGCTGCGCGGGGTGCGGTACCGGGCGGAGACCGCGACCACCGAGTCGATCGTGATGCGGTCCAAGTCGGGTACGGTGCGCCAGATTCGGTCGGAGCATCGGCTGAGCAAGTTGCGGGCGTACAGCGCGATCGACTTCGACCGCGCCAAGTAG